A DNA window from Amycolatopsis sp. DSM 110486 contains the following coding sequences:
- a CDS encoding HAD family phosphatase, whose protein sequence is MAEPSTAPPRESHPEEPRRAVAAFFDLDKTIIASSSALAFSKPLLREGLINRRAALRSAYAQLVFSLAGADADKTERMRAEVSKLCAGWDVAQVSAIVRETLHDVVDPLVYVEATDLINRHLADGHDVVVLSATGEEVAAPVAAMLGATRCVATRMEIADGRYTGEVAFYCYGDNKAVAAKQLSATYGYDLAECFAYTDSSTDIPLLETVGHPHAVNPDKLLRREAGERGWPILTFERPMSLRSRIPARSAGMVALGVGAFAAGATWYSLSRRRRFRTPPR, encoded by the coding sequence GTGGCCGAACCCAGCACCGCGCCGCCGCGCGAATCCCACCCCGAAGAACCCCGGCGAGCCGTCGCCGCGTTCTTCGATCTCGACAAGACCATCATCGCTTCTTCCAGCGCGCTGGCGTTCAGCAAACCATTACTCAGAGAAGGGCTGATCAACCGCCGAGCCGCTTTACGTAGTGCGTACGCACAACTCGTCTTCTCCCTAGCAGGTGCCGACGCCGACAAGACCGAACGCATGCGCGCCGAGGTTTCGAAGCTCTGCGCCGGCTGGGATGTCGCCCAGGTTTCCGCGATCGTGCGAGAAACGCTCCACGACGTGGTGGACCCCCTCGTGTACGTCGAGGCCACCGATCTCATCAACCGCCACCTCGCCGACGGCCACGACGTCGTCGTCCTCTCCGCCACCGGTGAAGAGGTCGCCGCACCCGTCGCCGCGATGCTCGGCGCCACGCGTTGCGTCGCCACGCGCATGGAGATCGCCGACGGGCGCTACACCGGCGAAGTCGCCTTCTACTGCTACGGCGACAACAAAGCTGTCGCCGCGAAGCAGCTCTCCGCGACGTACGGGTACGACCTCGCCGAGTGCTTCGCCTACACCGATTCGAGCACCGACATTCCGCTCCTGGAGACCGTCGGCCACCCGCACGCCGTGAACCCCGACAAGCTCCTGCGGCGCGAAGCCGGCGAACGCGGCTGGCCGATCCTCACGTTCGAACGCCCGATGTCACTGCGCAGCCGGATCCCCGCCCGTTCCGCGGGCATGGTCGCGCTCGGCGTGGGCGCCTTCGCGGCGGGCGCCACCTGGTACAGCCTGAGTCGTCGCCGACGGTTCCGAACGCCCCCGCGCTAG
- a CDS encoding glycoside hydrolase family 3 protein has product MTTRLARTRPRRIHALAVPLAGLLAVAGIGATASGSTPDAKAMTSLDAAAQQALHGLSLEEKVGQLFVTWVNGKSADEVNPKNQTDFGVDTPAEVVRKYHLGGVIYFNNDTRDNFDTPTQVAKLSNGLQQAAISSGAHIPLQIGTDQEGGTVTRMGAPATEFPNSMAIAAGRSTDSATQAATIIGHELRAVGINQDFAPDSDVNSNPANPVIGVRSFAGQPGLASQFVTAEVKGYQNSGPSFETVSSTAKHFPGHGDAATDSHTGLPRIDRTEDEWRKIDVPPFKAAIAAGIDSIMSAHIQFPSLDPSGEPATLSKPIITGKLRNELGYDGVVITDALEMQGVRELHSDAEIPVLALKAGIDQLLMPVHLDVAINSVISAVKSGDLPMQRIDQSVLRVLKLKLKRGILTAPFDNPALVAKKVGTPAHLATAQGIADRSITAIANDAGVLPLKQKPATALVTGWGVASTQTLADRLTAHGTQATALQTGQTPSDDLIAQAAAAAAKTDLVVVLTNNLGGFPLQNKLLQSLMDTGKPVVAVAAQIPYDAGYANPVPTWLATYGYITPSLEALAKVVLGETKPSGKLPVDVPAGADVNTVKYPFGHGLSW; this is encoded by the coding sequence GTGACGACCCGACTCGCGCGTACGCGCCCGCGGAGGATCCATGCGCTCGCCGTCCCCCTCGCGGGGCTCCTCGCCGTCGCCGGAATCGGCGCGACCGCTTCAGGCAGCACACCGGACGCGAAAGCGATGACGTCTCTCGACGCCGCCGCCCAGCAGGCGCTCCACGGCCTCAGCCTCGAGGAAAAAGTCGGGCAGCTGTTCGTCACCTGGGTGAACGGCAAGTCCGCCGATGAGGTCAACCCCAAGAACCAGACGGACTTCGGCGTCGACACGCCCGCCGAGGTCGTCCGCAAGTACCACCTCGGCGGCGTCATCTACTTCAACAACGACACCCGCGACAACTTCGACACCCCGACGCAGGTCGCGAAGCTCTCCAACGGCCTGCAGCAGGCCGCGATCTCCAGCGGCGCCCACATCCCGTTGCAGATCGGCACTGACCAGGAGGGCGGCACTGTCACCCGGATGGGCGCTCCGGCCACGGAGTTCCCCAACTCCATGGCCATCGCCGCCGGCCGCAGCACCGACAGCGCGACGCAGGCGGCCACGATCATCGGCCACGAACTGCGCGCCGTCGGCATCAACCAGGACTTCGCGCCCGACTCCGATGTGAACTCCAACCCGGCCAACCCGGTGATCGGCGTGCGCTCGTTCGCCGGCCAGCCGGGGCTCGCGAGCCAGTTCGTGACGGCCGAGGTCAAGGGCTACCAGAACTCCGGCCCGTCCTTCGAAACCGTTTCCTCCACGGCAAAACACTTCCCCGGCCACGGCGACGCCGCCACCGACAGCCACACCGGCCTGCCACGCATCGACCGCACCGAGGACGAGTGGCGCAAGATCGACGTGCCCCCGTTCAAGGCCGCCATCGCCGCGGGCATCGACTCGATCATGAGCGCCCACATCCAGTTCCCGAGCCTCGACCCGTCGGGTGAGCCGGCCACGCTGTCGAAGCCGATCATCACCGGCAAGCTGCGCAACGAACTGGGTTACGACGGCGTGGTGATCACCGACGCGCTGGAGATGCAGGGAGTGCGCGAGCTCCACAGCGACGCCGAAATCCCTGTGCTGGCACTGAAAGCCGGCATCGACCAGCTGCTCATGCCGGTGCACCTCGACGTCGCGATCAACTCCGTGATCTCCGCCGTGAAGTCCGGCGACCTGCCGATGCAGCGGATCGACCAGAGCGTGCTGCGGGTGCTCAAGCTGAAGCTCAAGCGCGGCATTCTCACCGCGCCGTTCGACAACCCGGCGCTCGTCGCCAAGAAGGTCGGCACGCCGGCGCACCTCGCCACCGCGCAGGGCATCGCCGACCGCTCGATCACCGCGATCGCCAACGACGCGGGTGTGCTGCCGCTCAAGCAGAAGCCCGCCACCGCGCTCGTCACCGGCTGGGGCGTGGCCAGCACTCAGACGCTCGCCGACCGCCTCACCGCCCACGGCACCCAGGCGACCGCGTTGCAGACCGGGCAGACCCCGTCGGACGACCTCATCGCCCAGGCCGCCGCGGCCGCCGCGAAGACCGACCTCGTCGTGGTGCTCACGAACAACCTCGGCGGATTTCCCTTGCAGAATAAGCTTTTGCAGTCGTTGATGGACACCGGCAAGCCCGTGGTCGCCGTCGCCGCGCAGATCCCGTACGACGCCGGGTACGCCAACCCCGTGCCCACGTGGCTCGCGACCTACGGCTACATCACGCCGTCGCTCGAGGCGCTCGCGAAGGTCGTGCTCGGCGAGACGAAGCCGAGCGGCAAGCTGCCCGTCGACGTCCCCGCGGGCGCCGACGTGAACACCGTCAAGTACCCCTTCGGACACGGGCTGAGCTGGTGA
- a CDS encoding type II secretion system F family protein, translating into MITAWPFLCFGTALLTWPTLPTRLKAPPRRRLTIPTPPRQAVWVLPTLLALPLAGVGAAMATALITVAARQERRSRRETSAGLARAEQTSAALRTMVAELRAGAHPVLAAEAAAEAVPALAGELTNLATAARLDGALESPELPELAAAWTLARRHGLPIADTLDATRRDVDAATLYARRLHAKMAGPRMSATVLTGLPVLCLAMGQAIGAEPLTVLTQTVLGQLFLVAGAALLWAGTAWSRVLTGRREVR; encoded by the coding sequence GTGATCACCGCCTGGCCGTTCCTCTGCTTCGGCACCGCTCTCCTCACCTGGCCGACCCTGCCGACCCGGCTGAAGGCACCACCGCGGCGACGGCTCACCATCCCCACGCCACCGCGCCAAGCCGTCTGGGTGTTGCCGACGCTCCTCGCTCTTCCGCTCGCCGGAGTCGGAGCCGCAATGGCGACCGCGTTGATCACCGTGGCGGCAAGGCAGGAACGGCGCAGCAGAAGGGAAACCTCCGCGGGGCTCGCCCGAGCCGAGCAGACCTCGGCCGCGCTCCGCACGATGGTCGCCGAGCTGCGGGCCGGCGCTCATCCGGTACTCGCGGCAGAAGCGGCCGCCGAAGCCGTCCCCGCTCTGGCCGGCGAGCTCACCAACCTGGCCACCGCCGCAAGACTCGACGGCGCACTCGAATCCCCGGAACTCCCGGAACTCGCAGCGGCCTGGACCCTCGCCCGCAGGCACGGCCTCCCCATCGCCGACACCCTCGACGCCACTCGCCGCGACGTCGACGCCGCCACCCTGTACGCCCGGCGGTTGCACGCCAAGATGGCCGGCCCGCGGATGAGCGCGACCGTGCTGACCGGGCTGCCCGTCCTCTGCCTCGCCATGGGGCAGGCCATCGGCGCCGAGCCGCTGACCGTGCTCACCCAGACCGTCCTCGGGCAGCTGTTCCTGGTGGCGGGCGCCGCACTCCTCTGGGCGGGCACCGCGTGGTCCCGCGTGCTCACCGGCCGCCGGGAGGTCCGATGA
- a CDS encoding exo-beta-N-acetylmuramidase NamZ domain-containing protein, whose translation MNINRRKFLAVPALAVPVLAGGSAVAQATPAAHHQKVLTGAEQLAAQHWRPLSGRKLGVLSNPTGVLASGDHIVDDMVAAGVRPVAAFGPEHGFRGSAQAGGSEGDYTDPRTGIPVYDAYGADAAKLATLFTKAGLDTVVFDIADVGARFYTYIWSLYTAMVAAAKVGAAFVVLDRPNPIGGRLAGPVLDPKFASGVGRKPIAQQHGMTVGELARLFNSEFLPGEGVKPVKLDVVEVRGWRRDMLFAETGLDWVMPSPNMPTPDTAIVYPGTCLFEGTLFAEGRGTTRPFEIIGAPGVDWHWRDKLEALDLPGARFRETYFVPTFSKFVNETCGGVQLTVTDRGAFDAITTAVAMLVTAKQVAPQTFGWRPDHAIDLLSGSDRLRTMIDAGAGVDEVTGAWRAELAAFDRKRRPYLIYR comes from the coding sequence GTGAACATCAACCGCAGGAAGTTCCTCGCCGTCCCCGCGCTCGCCGTCCCGGTGCTCGCGGGCGGCTCGGCCGTCGCGCAAGCAACACCGGCAGCGCACCACCAAAAAGTGCTCACCGGCGCCGAACAACTCGCCGCCCAGCACTGGCGCCCGCTCTCCGGCCGTAAGCTCGGGGTGCTGTCCAACCCGACCGGCGTGCTCGCGAGCGGCGACCACATCGTCGACGACATGGTCGCCGCCGGGGTCCGCCCCGTCGCCGCCTTCGGCCCCGAACACGGCTTCCGCGGCAGCGCGCAGGCCGGCGGTTCCGAAGGCGACTACACGGATCCGCGCACCGGCATCCCCGTGTACGACGCGTACGGCGCCGACGCGGCAAAGCTCGCGACACTGTTCACCAAGGCCGGCCTCGACACCGTTGTGTTCGACATCGCCGACGTCGGCGCCCGCTTCTACACCTACATCTGGTCGCTCTACACGGCGATGGTCGCGGCGGCGAAGGTCGGCGCGGCGTTCGTGGTGCTCGACCGGCCGAACCCGATCGGCGGCCGCCTCGCCGGCCCGGTGCTCGACCCGAAGTTCGCCTCCGGCGTCGGCCGCAAGCCGATCGCGCAGCAGCACGGCATGACTGTCGGCGAGCTGGCGCGGCTGTTCAATTCCGAGTTCCTGCCCGGCGAAGGCGTGAAGCCGGTGAAGCTGGACGTCGTCGAAGTCCGCGGCTGGCGGCGAGACATGCTGTTCGCCGAAACCGGTCTCGACTGGGTCATGCCGAGCCCGAACATGCCGACGCCGGACACCGCGATCGTCTACCCCGGCACCTGCCTGTTCGAAGGCACGCTGTTCGCGGAGGGCCGTGGCACCACGCGGCCGTTCGAGATCATCGGCGCTCCGGGCGTCGACTGGCACTGGCGCGACAAGCTCGAAGCGCTCGACCTGCCGGGCGCGCGCTTCCGTGAGACGTACTTCGTCCCCACGTTCAGCAAGTTCGTGAACGAGACCTGCGGCGGCGTGCAGCTCACCGTGACCGATCGAGGAGCGTTCGACGCGATCACCACGGCCGTCGCGATGCTCGTGACCGCGAAGCAGGTCGCGCCGCAAACGTTTGGCTGGCGGCCCGACCACGCCATCGACTTGCTGTCGGGTTCCGACCGGCTGCGCACCATGATCGACGCCGGCGCCGGGGTCGACGAGGTCACCGGCGCCTGGCGCGCCGAGCTCGCCGCGTTCGACCGCAAACGCCGGCCTTACCTGATCTATCGCTGA
- a CDS encoding Rv3654c family TadE-like protein encodes MKDNDDGVATVWTAIVIAALVGLAAAGCWLGAAVAARHRVEAAADLGALAAAAHAADGPARACDRAREVADHQGAVVIACSWHERDALVEVRAAPPVPGLPPPSARARAGPVGLPE; translated from the coding sequence ATGAAGGACAACGACGACGGCGTCGCCACCGTGTGGACGGCGATCGTGATCGCCGCGCTCGTCGGCCTCGCCGCGGCGGGCTGCTGGCTCGGCGCGGCCGTGGCAGCCCGGCACCGAGTGGAAGCCGCCGCTGACCTCGGCGCGCTGGCCGCAGCCGCGCACGCCGCCGACGGGCCCGCCCGGGCCTGCGACCGCGCTCGCGAAGTGGCCGACCATCAGGGCGCGGTCGTCATCGCCTGCAGTTGGCACGAGCGCGACGCCCTCGTCGAGGTGCGAGCGGCGCCGCCGGTCCCCGGCTTGCCGCCGCCCTCGGCGCGGGCCCGGGCCGGCCCCGTCGGCCTCCCGGAGTGA
- a CDS encoding TadA family conjugal transfer-associated ATPase encodes MTTEFVERVRNRLAGESRLADPVAVAEAVRAEAGGTLSHDGVLDAVRQAHDEFVGAGPLAPLLEDPTVTDVLVTAPDQTWTDGDSGLTRTDVRFADEEAVRRLAQRLALAAGRRLDDAQPYVDGWLPVPGGHVRVHAVLPPIAPHGTCLSLRVLRPATHTLDTLTALGVVNEEGADILRSIITRRLAFLVTGGTGAGKTTLLSALLAEVSPRERIICVEDAGELRPAHPQFVSLVARPANVEGAGAVELPELVRQALRMRPDRLVVGEVRGAEVCSLLNALNTGHDGGACTLHANSPSEVPARLEALASLGGLTGDALHSQLAAAIRVVLHLRRDPTGARRLTEIATLHRTTATTHTTPIWRDGHWTPYRPLFEETTA; translated from the coding sequence ATGACCACCGAATTCGTCGAGCGTGTCCGCAATCGGCTCGCCGGTGAGAGCCGCCTCGCGGACCCCGTCGCCGTCGCGGAGGCCGTGCGCGCGGAAGCCGGCGGCACCCTCAGCCACGACGGGGTCCTCGACGCCGTCCGCCAGGCCCACGACGAGTTCGTCGGCGCCGGTCCTCTCGCGCCGCTCTTGGAGGACCCCACCGTCACCGACGTTCTCGTCACGGCGCCCGACCAGACCTGGACCGACGGCGACTCCGGCCTGACCCGCACCGACGTCCGCTTTGCCGATGAAGAAGCCGTTCGCCGGCTGGCGCAGCGCCTCGCTCTCGCGGCGGGCCGGCGCCTCGACGACGCGCAGCCCTATGTGGACGGTTGGCTCCCCGTCCCGGGCGGGCACGTCCGTGTCCACGCCGTCCTGCCGCCGATCGCGCCCCACGGCACCTGCCTGTCCCTGCGCGTCCTCCGCCCCGCGACGCACACGCTCGACACCCTGACCGCACTCGGCGTCGTCAACGAAGAAGGCGCCGACATCCTCCGCTCGATCATCACGCGCCGCCTCGCGTTCCTGGTCACGGGCGGCACCGGTGCCGGCAAGACGACCCTCCTCAGTGCACTCCTCGCCGAAGTCAGCCCGCGCGAACGCATCATCTGCGTCGAGGACGCCGGCGAACTGCGCCCCGCGCACCCGCAGTTCGTCAGCCTCGTCGCGCGCCCGGCCAACGTCGAAGGCGCCGGCGCCGTCGAGCTGCCCGAGCTCGTCCGCCAGGCGCTGCGCATGCGCCCCGACCGCCTGGTGGTCGGTGAAGTCCGCGGCGCCGAAGTCTGCTCCCTGCTCAACGCCCTCAACACCGGCCACGACGGCGGCGCCTGCACCCTCCACGCCAACTCACCCTCCGAGGTCCCCGCACGCCTCGAAGCGCTCGCCTCCCTGGGCGGCCTCACCGGCGACGCCCTCCACAGCCAGCTGGCCGCCGCCATCCGCGTCGTCCTCCACCTCCGCCGTGACCCCACCGGCGCCCGCCGCCTCACCGAAATCGCGACCCTCCACCGCACCACCGCGACCACCCACACCACCCCCATCTGGCGCGACGGCCACTGGACCCCTTACCGCCCCCTCTTCGAGGAGACGACCGCGTGA
- a CDS encoding TadE family type IV pilus minor pilin, translated as MAGRRRDGGMVTVEAALSLGALTAVVALLLAGLAAVLGHIQCLDAAREAARLAAAGQPGAAEAVVQTIAPRGARLTIRRSGDGITAEVTTDTLTGFHLDASAYAVAEPGAQQ; from the coding sequence ATGGCCGGCCGTCGCCGGGACGGCGGCATGGTCACGGTCGAAGCCGCCCTTTCGCTGGGCGCGCTCACGGCCGTGGTGGCTCTGCTGCTCGCCGGCCTCGCCGCGGTGCTCGGGCACATCCAGTGCCTCGACGCCGCCCGCGAAGCCGCGCGCCTGGCCGCCGCCGGACAGCCCGGTGCGGCCGAGGCCGTCGTGCAGACGATCGCGCCCCGCGGCGCGCGCCTCACCATCCGCCGGTCCGGCGACGGCATCACCGCCGAGGTCACCACCGACACGCTCACCGGCTTCCACCTGGACGCCAGCGCCTACGCCGTCGCCGAACCCGGAGCGCAGCAATGA
- a CDS encoding serine hydrolase domain-containing protein → MRARKVLAATVVVLVAATSTAGAAAIATTTQHDPLAGRFDVVRHGFAAPPTTLREGKPSDVGLDAGPIKSAEQFLASWTQPDASGHPHFSGAVGLLAHDGVVVDRYAVGGALRYADAAGTELPKDQQVPMRNDTIFDMASVSKLFTSIAALQLVEQGKLDVNAPVVRYLPEFGVNGKEAVTIEQLLTHTSGFDADPVPSLWQGYPDIPSRRKAVLDSPLKNAPGTTYLYSDLNMLTLGFVIEKLTGQTLDKVVHDRITAPLGMVDTGYNPPASKLNRVAATEYEADPPRGLVRGQVHDENAWSLGGVAGHAGVFSTASDLAILCQTILNGGTYRGKRILRPDTVETMLTNYNQRFPDDAHGLGFELDQPWYMGALSSPVTAGHTGFTGTTLVIDPESRSFALLLTNRVHPSRNWGSINTARQVWATSLAQAMAVKPVQGRDAWFAGLGDKSTATLSTQPLTPRSGGPLQVSFYAFVDTEGPTDPLQLESSSDGVNWQPVAVHANGAGTPPGQVTSLSGHGHRAWWRVTAEVPASSVTTLRWRYNTDASYTGRGVSVDGVKVTERGRTVLDGERNPSALTATGWILSAR, encoded by the coding sequence ATGCGTGCTAGGAAGGTGCTCGCCGCGACGGTCGTTGTGCTGGTCGCGGCAACGTCGACCGCAGGAGCCGCCGCCATCGCCACCACGACGCAGCACGACCCGCTCGCCGGGCGCTTCGACGTGGTGCGACACGGCTTCGCGGCGCCGCCGACGACGTTGCGCGAAGGCAAGCCGTCCGACGTCGGACTCGACGCCGGACCGATCAAGTCCGCCGAGCAGTTCCTGGCGAGCTGGACGCAGCCCGACGCGTCCGGCCACCCGCACTTCTCCGGCGCCGTCGGCCTGCTCGCCCACGACGGCGTGGTCGTCGACCGCTACGCCGTCGGCGGCGCGCTGAGGTACGCCGACGCGGCGGGTACCGAGCTGCCGAAGGACCAGCAGGTCCCGATGCGGAACGACACGATCTTCGACATGGCGTCGGTCTCGAAGCTGTTCACCTCGATCGCCGCGCTGCAGCTGGTGGAGCAGGGCAAACTCGACGTCAACGCACCCGTCGTGCGCTACCTGCCCGAGTTCGGCGTGAACGGCAAGGAAGCCGTGACGATCGAGCAGCTGCTCACGCACACGTCCGGCTTCGACGCCGACCCCGTGCCGTCGCTGTGGCAGGGCTATCCGGACATCCCGTCACGCCGCAAGGCCGTGCTCGACAGCCCGCTGAAGAACGCGCCGGGCACGACTTATCTCTACTCCGACCTCAACATGCTCACCCTCGGCTTCGTCATCGAGAAGCTCACCGGGCAGACGCTGGACAAAGTGGTGCACGACCGCATCACCGCGCCGCTGGGCATGGTCGACACCGGCTACAACCCGCCCGCGTCGAAGCTGAACCGCGTCGCCGCGACCGAGTACGAGGCCGACCCGCCACGCGGGCTCGTGCGCGGCCAGGTGCACGACGAGAACGCGTGGTCCCTCGGCGGCGTCGCCGGGCACGCCGGCGTGTTCTCCACCGCGAGCGACCTGGCGATCCTCTGCCAGACGATCCTCAACGGCGGCACTTACCGGGGCAAGCGCATCCTGCGGCCGGACACCGTCGAGACGATGCTGACCAACTACAACCAGCGCTTCCCCGACGACGCCCACGGCCTCGGGTTCGAGCTCGACCAGCCCTGGTACATGGGTGCGCTTTCCTCACCGGTGACGGCGGGCCACACCGGATTCACCGGGACGACGCTGGTCATCGACCCGGAATCGCGGTCGTTCGCGTTGTTGCTGACCAACCGAGTGCACCCGAGTCGTAACTGGGGCTCCATCAACACGGCCCGCCAGGTCTGGGCCACATCGCTGGCCCAAGCCATGGCCGTGAAGCCCGTTCAGGGCCGCGACGCGTGGTTCGCGGGCCTCGGCGACAAGTCGACGGCTACGCTGAGTACGCAGCCCTTGACACCGCGATCCGGCGGCCCTCTGCAGGTCTCCTTCTACGCCTTTGTGGATACGGAAGGTCCGACTGATCCACTTCAGCTGGAATCGTCCTCGGACGGCGTCAATTGGCAACCAGTCGCCGTTCATGCAAACGGAGCAGGCACACCCCCCGGACAGGTGACGTCGCTCTCAGGCCACGGACACCGTGCCTGGTGGCGCGTGACGGCAGAAGTACCGGCCTCGAGCGTTACGACCCTGCGCTGGCGTTACAACACCGACGCGAGTTACACCGGACGCGGAGTTTCTGTCGACGGTGTGAAAGTCACCGAACGCGGCCGGACAGTTCTCGATGGTGAGCGGAATCCGTCGGCACTCACCGCGACCGGGTGGATTTTGAGCGCTCGGTGA
- a CDS encoding DUF4244 domain-containing protein — translation MHFLPGDEGTTTAEYAIGTVAAAAFALALFVLLSGDSISTALSGLVQRALTVAT, via the coding sequence ATGCACTTCCTCCCCGGAGACGAGGGCACCACCACGGCGGAGTACGCCATCGGCACAGTGGCCGCGGCGGCGTTCGCGCTCGCGCTGTTCGTGCTGCTCAGCGGCGACTCGATCAGCACGGCGCTGTCGGGTCTCGTGCAGCGGGCCCTCACGGTGGCGACCTGA
- the ssd gene encoding septum site-determining protein Ssd: protein MRTARPLVVAADGAVLDEILRVAAVAGCELDRAPDLAAARPRWTRAPLVVIDEDSADDLHLPRRDGVLVVSKGAVDVESWRRAALVGARRVLCLPDDESDLTVAFADVADAPAEHPGPVLAFLGGRGGAGASVLAAATAVEADRAGLALLVDCDPLGGGLDLPLGLENTPGHRWPDVRLSGRVSLPSLVDALPRHGTLPVLACGRTGPGPDPRALSAVVTAGRRSGRTVVCDLPRHLDEGALAVASLADLVVLVVPVEFRACMAARQVLDLLRPHADRLAIVASGHPHAGAPPSRTTALLGPPLLATLPPERRVAATLETGEFDLPPKGALVTAARAVLAELHPSSAALPAAA, encoded by the coding sequence ATGAGAACCGCACGTCCACTTGTCGTCGCCGCCGACGGCGCGGTGCTCGACGAGATCCTGCGCGTCGCCGCGGTCGCCGGCTGCGAGCTCGACCGCGCACCGGATCTCGCGGCCGCGCGTCCACGCTGGACGCGGGCACCGCTGGTCGTGATCGACGAGGACTCCGCCGACGACCTGCACTTACCTCGTCGCGACGGCGTTTTGGTGGTGTCGAAAGGCGCGGTGGACGTCGAGTCCTGGCGTCGCGCGGCCCTCGTCGGCGCCCGGCGGGTCCTGTGCCTGCCCGACGACGAATCCGACCTGACAGTGGCTTTCGCCGACGTCGCCGACGCCCCCGCCGAACACCCCGGCCCGGTCCTCGCCTTCCTCGGCGGTCGCGGCGGCGCGGGTGCTTCCGTGCTGGCGGCAGCCACGGCCGTCGAAGCGGACCGAGCCGGCCTGGCGCTGCTCGTCGACTGCGATCCCCTGGGCGGCGGCCTGGATCTCCCACTGGGCTTGGAAAACACTCCCGGCCACCGCTGGCCCGACGTCCGGTTGTCCGGCCGCGTCTCGCTGCCGTCTCTGGTCGATGCCCTCCCTCGCCATGGCACCCTGCCCGTGCTGGCTTGCGGCCGCACCGGCCCCGGCCCCGACCCGCGCGCCCTTTCCGCCGTCGTCACCGCCGGTCGCCGCTCGGGCCGCACTGTCGTCTGCGACCTGCCCCGCCACCTCGACGAGGGCGCCTTGGCCGTCGCCTCTCTCGCGGACCTGGTGGTCTTGGTCGTCCCGGTCGAATTCCGCGCCTGCATGGCCGCACGGCAGGTCCTCGACCTCCTCAGGCCCCACGCCGACCGGCTCGCCATTGTCGCAAGTGGACACCCCCACGCCGGCGCACCCCCATCCCGCACCACGGCGCTCCTCGGCCCACCCCTGCTCGCCACCTTGCCACCCGAACGCCGCGTCGCCGCCACCCTCGAAACGGGCGAGTTCGACCTCCCACCCAAGGGAGCCCTGGTCACCGCGGCGCGTGCCGTCCTCGCCGAACTCCACCCATCGTCGGCCGCCCTCCCTGCGGCGGCTTGA
- a CDS encoding type II secretion system F family protein — MTPYVLAAVALLVWPSAPKPRSLAPPTTWRPTLPSLGTRHALAAAVAGASVAVVAGITGGALAGATAWWLLHRSRRPKPRDDVTERLNSAATLDLLGACLRTGLPVPTALEAVSATAPEHTSTAMKATANLLALGAGPAEAWAQLKTRPGFEELSVAATRTARSGAALAATADEVSRRLRDGIGVEAEERAERAGVALALPVGLCFLPAFFVLGMLPVVLGLAERIGSVL, encoded by the coding sequence ATGACGCCGTACGTCCTCGCCGCCGTCGCGCTCCTCGTCTGGCCCAGCGCGCCGAAGCCGCGGAGCCTCGCGCCACCAACCACATGGCGACCGACACTCCCGAGCCTCGGCACGAGACACGCCCTCGCCGCCGCAGTGGCCGGCGCATCGGTAGCCGTAGTCGCCGGAATTACGGGTGGCGCACTGGCGGGAGCAACAGCCTGGTGGCTCCTCCACCGCTCCCGCCGACCGAAACCCCGCGACGACGTCACCGAGCGCCTGAACTCCGCCGCCACCCTCGACCTCCTCGGCGCCTGCCTCCGCACGGGCCTGCCGGTGCCGACGGCCCTCGAAGCCGTCAGCGCCACCGCGCCCGAGCACACGTCGACCGCCATGAAAGCCACCGCCAACCTCCTCGCCCTCGGCGCGGGACCGGCCGAAGCCTGGGCCCAGCTCAAAACCCGGCCCGGGTTCGAGGAGCTGTCAGTCGCCGCGACCCGTACGGCCCGGTCCGGCGCGGCGCTCGCCGCGACGGCCGACGAAGTCTCCCGCCGCCTGCGCGACGGGATCGGCGTCGAGGCCGAGGAACGCGCGGAACGGGCCGGGGTCGCGCTGGCGCTGCCGGTGGGGCTCTGTTTCCTTCCCGCGTTCTTCGTGCTCGGCATGCTGCCGGTGGTGCTCGGCCTGGCCGAGCGGATCGGGAGCGTGTTGTAG